The Luteimonas sp. YGD11-2 genome has a window encoding:
- the hflK gene encoding FtsH protease activity modulator HflK — translation MAWNIPGKNNSGGSGGNNRGPWKPSGGGRGGGGGLDGLINQLRNLFGGGGGGNPLRWVGIAIVVLLLMSSFTLIGEQQRGVVLRFGTAVRVMQPGPNFKLPWPIERVNKVNATAIKTFTNTVPVLTRDENIVIVSLNVQYRVGDPELYLFGTRDADRMLEQVAQGVVREQVGRSDLDTVLGARGPLSALASKQLQDSLDIYRTGLVVTELNLQDARPPEEVKPAFDEVNSAQQIQESLVNEARAYAARIVPEARGEASRTRTVAEGYKTASIARATGDATRFSLLLDEYRNAPEVTRKRLWLDTVSGVLADNRTVVGGDGRQLIYVPMGQGGTGTGGSGNTSSTGNTANSGPAVLPPEILAPATGNEGNPPRPPRNTPRPARGEGGSR, via the coding sequence ATGGCCTGGAATATCCCCGGCAAGAACAACAGCGGCGGGTCCGGCGGTAACAACCGCGGTCCGTGGAAGCCTTCAGGCGGTGGTCGCGGCGGCGGTGGCGGGCTCGATGGCCTGATCAACCAGCTGCGCAACCTGTTCGGCGGCGGCGGTGGCGGCAACCCGCTGCGCTGGGTCGGCATCGCGATCGTGGTGCTCCTGCTGATGAGCAGCTTCACCCTGATCGGCGAACAGCAGCGCGGCGTGGTGCTGCGCTTCGGTACCGCGGTGCGCGTGATGCAGCCCGGCCCGAACTTCAAGCTGCCGTGGCCGATCGAGCGGGTGAACAAGGTCAACGCCACGGCGATCAAGACCTTCACCAACACCGTGCCGGTGCTGACCCGCGACGAGAACATCGTCATCGTGTCGCTCAACGTGCAGTACCGCGTCGGTGATCCGGAGCTCTACCTGTTTGGCACCCGCGATGCCGACCGCATGCTCGAGCAGGTCGCCCAGGGCGTCGTGCGCGAGCAGGTCGGCCGCTCCGACCTCGACACCGTGCTCGGTGCGCGTGGCCCGCTGTCGGCGCTGGCGTCGAAGCAGCTGCAGGATTCGCTCGACATCTACCGCACCGGCCTGGTCGTGACCGAACTCAACCTGCAGGACGCGCGTCCGCCGGAAGAGGTCAAGCCCGCGTTCGACGAGGTCAACAGCGCCCAGCAGATCCAGGAAAGCCTGGTCAACGAGGCCCGCGCCTACGCCGCGCGCATCGTGCCGGAAGCACGAGGCGAGGCCTCGCGCACCCGCACCGTGGCCGAGGGTTACAAGACCGCCTCGATCGCGCGCGCCACCGGTGACGCCACCCGCTTCAGCCTGCTGCTCGACGAATACCGCAACGCCCCCGAAGTCACCCGCAAGCGCCTGTGGCTGGACACCGTGTCCGGCGTGCTGGCCGACAACCGCACGGTCGTCGGTGGCGATGGCCGCCAGCTGATCTACGTGCCGATGGGGCAGGGCGGCACCGGCACGGGCGGCAGCGGCAATACGTCGTCCACCGGCAATACCGCCAACAGCGGCCCGGCCGTGCTGCCGCCGGAAATCCTGGCTCCGGCCACGGGCAACGAGGGCAACCCCCCGCGCCCGCCCCGCAATACCCCGCGGCCCGCCCGTGGTGAAGGAGGTTCGCGATGA